CAAATCACCCTGCGCCAGCTCGAGTCCTTGAGCCTCAATTCCGATCGCGCCCTCAAAGTTTCCGATCGTTCGGGTGAAGGGCTACACGGAACCCTAGTCGCGGGTCAAGCCCCCGTGGAAGGTCGCGCTCAGGTCATTTTGGATGTGGAAGAAATTCACAATTTCCAACCAGGGAATATATTAGTGACTCGCTTCACCCATCCCAGTTGGACTCCAATTTTCCCCCTTGCCACCGCCGCAGTTGCAGAAGTGGGCGGCTGGCTGAGTCACGCCGCAATCGTTGCTAGAGAATACAACGTTCCCACCATTGTCGGGGTTCGCGGCGCGATCGACGAAATTGAGACAGGAGACTGGCTCAAACTCTACCCCGACGGGCGTATCGAGCAGGTTCGCGCTAGCGATAGCGCGACTTGCCGCTCGGCATAGCCTTCAAAGCCGCACGCTTGATTGTTCTCAAGGAGTTCGCCCACTCATTACCCAAATAGCCACTTAATTTCCATGAACCGCACCCACACCACCCACCGCCTAAAACACTACTCTCTGACCCTCTTAACGGTCGCCACGGTCGCGAGTTTGAGCAGTTGTACGAACTATAACCCCAGTCTGAGCGAAAAAGCCGCGCGATTCCGCGTCAGTAATGCCGATTCTCAAACCGCTGAAGCTCAAGAAAATTCAGATACCGTCTCCATTTCTTTTGGCATTTATACCGCCGACAAACCAACCACCCTCGTCAAACAGCTTCGTCCCCTGCTCAATGAAGTGGAAGCAGAAATGAGCGAAAATATGGGAAAACCCATCAAAATCAAAATGAAAGTGGCGAATTCCTACGAAAAGGGAATTGAAGATATTGCCACAGGAAAAGTTGATTTTTCCCGCTTGGGTCCGGCATCTTATGTTGAAGCTCAAACCACCAATCCCAATCTTTCAATCTTAGCCATCGAAAGCAAGGAGGGAGAAAAAGTCTTTTATGGGATTATTGCGGTTAATGAAAATAGCCATATTTATAATGTCGAGCAATTGAGAGACGAGAGTTTTGCCTTTGGCAACGAACTCTCCACGATCGGTCGATTTTTATCCCAGCAATATCTCCTCAAGCACGGAATTGTTGCGTCAGATTTGAGCCGTTACGAGTATTTAGGACGACACGATAAAGTCGGAACTTCGGTGGGCTTGGGACAGTTTGATGCGGGAGCGCTCAAAGAGGGAACCTTTAAAAAATTAGTAGCGAAAGAGGTTCCCATTCGAGAGATTGCGCGATTTCCCAATGTTAATAAACCTTGGGTTGGCAGAAGCGGACTCCCAGAAGACATTCAAGCGCAACTGCGCAAAGCACTGTTGGAAACGCGAGATCCCCAAGCCTTAGATAAGGCAGGAATTGGACGATTTATTGAAGGGAGTAATGAGGATTATGAACCCATTCGCTCGGCAATTGAAGATAATGCTCGATTTTTTGAATAGCGTTGACCTCTTTTATTGAAAAGCTGAAGGCTGAAGGCTGAAGGCTGAATGTTTACCCCTAATTTTCTTTAAGTCCCATGCTGCACAATTTAAAAGGAATCAAAACGATCAAAAAAATTCTGAGGTTTGAGTCATGGAAGGGCAATCCCCAAGACAAAACTCACCATCAAGAACGAAGCGTTTTGAGTGTCTT
The window above is part of the Lusitaniella coriacea LEGE 07157 genome. Proteins encoded here:
- a CDS encoding PhnD/SsuA/transferrin family substrate-binding protein — protein: MNRTHTTHRLKHYSLTLLTVATVASLSSCTNYNPSLSEKAARFRVSNADSQTAEAQENSDTVSISFGIYTADKPTTLVKQLRPLLNEVEAEMSENMGKPIKIKMKVANSYEKGIEDIATGKVDFSRLGPASYVEAQTTNPNLSILAIESKEGEKVFYGIIAVNENSHIYNVEQLRDESFAFGNELSTIGRFLSQQYLLKHGIVASDLSRYEYLGRHDKVGTSVGLGQFDAGALKEGTFKKLVAKEVPIREIARFPNVNKPWVGRSGLPEDIQAQLRKALLETRDPQALDKAGIGRFIEGSNEDYEPIRSAIEDNARFFE